The Gemmatimonadota bacterium genome contains a region encoding:
- a CDS encoding ABC transporter ATP-binding protein, which yields MTLNFFKPFAEYVYPHRWKIFWGLMLLLGTQVVQALVPLLMKWAIDTAKAGLDAGDLTGDVVDTITGSPMGDLQMYGALMVVLGIAQWGMSFGMRWFIASASRFIERDIRTIYVRHIVRLPLSFFHAQRVGDLMARATNDVEAIQRFFYFAYRLSLQAVLSFVLSLILMCIIDWQLALLALAPMPVMAFCARWVGQKVRVGYRRVQEQFAAVSSKIQENLTGMRMVKAFAMRPLEIVDFGILNEEYVTRNRHLIKIRSLYYPFTFLLSGVSMIVILWLGGLRVIEGSLSLGAFVAFNAYLLRMSRPMSMLGRIVDEYQRAVASLRRIEEVLKVSPQPDVAGGTTDGITGEIEFRNASFSYNGQRVLKDINLRIPAGSTLAVVGRVGSGKSTLARLIPRLIQADEGRVLVDGKPVEDIPLQTIRDATGYVPQDAFLFSDTIRENVALGTRAEGDVARATEISQLAPDLHLFPDELETIVGERGVTLSGGQKQRTAIARAVIREPQILIMDDALASVDTRTEEEILKHLRDIMASRTTILIAHRISTVKDADHIIVLDEGRIVEQGSHDELVEYDGIYADMFRRQHLARELEIL from the coding sequence ATGACGCTTAACTTTTTTAAACCCTTTGCGGAGTATGTCTATCCCCACCGATGGAAGATTTTCTGGGGATTGATGCTGTTGCTGGGTACGCAAGTGGTTCAGGCGCTCGTTCCGTTGTTGATGAAATGGGCGATTGATACGGCTAAAGCGGGGCTGGATGCCGGGGATCTTACGGGCGATGTGGTCGATACAATCACGGGCAGCCCGATGGGCGATTTGCAGATGTATGGGGCACTCATGGTCGTGCTCGGTATCGCGCAATGGGGCATGTCCTTTGGGATGCGCTGGTTTATTGCCAGTGCTTCCCGTTTTATAGAGCGCGATATTCGCACGATTTATGTGCGGCATATTGTGCGGCTACCGCTGAGTTTTTTTCATGCGCAGCGCGTGGGCGATTTAATGGCGCGGGCGACCAATGATGTGGAAGCGATTCAGCGGTTTTTCTATTTTGCGTATCGCCTGTCGCTACAGGCGGTTTTGAGTTTTGTGCTCAGTCTCATTTTGATGTGCATCATTGACTGGCAGTTGGCTCTTTTGGCGCTGGCTCCTATGCCCGTGATGGCTTTTTGTGCGCGGTGGGTCGGGCAAAAGGTGCGCGTGGGCTACCGACGGGTTCAGGAACAATTTGCCGCCGTTAGTTCAAAAATTCAGGAAAATTTGACGGGTATGCGAATGGTCAAAGCCTTTGCTATGCGCCCGCTTGAGATTGTGGATTTCGGGATTCTCAATGAGGAATACGTCACGCGCAACCGCCATTTGATTAAGATCCGCAGTCTGTATTATCCGTTCACGTTTTTGTTGAGCGGTGTTTCTATGATTGTGATTTTGTGGCTGGGCGGTCTGCGGGTGATTGAGGGGAGTTTGAGCCTGGGGGCATTTGTGGCGTTCAATGCGTATTTGCTGCGGATGAGTCGCCCGATGTCGATGCTGGGGCGCATTGTCGATGAGTATCAACGCGCTGTGGCTTCGCTGAGGCGTATTGAAGAGGTTTTGAAAGTATCGCCGCAACCCGATGTGGCGGGTGGTACAACAGATGGCATCACGGGGGAGATTGAGTTTCGCAATGCGAGTTTTTCTTACAATGGTCAACGCGTGCTCAAAGATATCAATCTTCGGATTCCAGCGGGGAGTACGCTTGCCGTGGTGGGGCGCGTGGGTTCGGGAAAATCCACGCTGGCGCGGTTGATCCCCCGGTTGATCCAGGCAGATGAAGGGCGGGTTTTGGTCGATGGCAAGCCGGTGGAAGATATACCGCTTCAGACCATTCGTGATGCGACCGGGTATGTGCCGCAGGACGCATTTTTGTTTTCGGATACGATTCGGGAAAATGTGGCTTTGGGCACGCGGGCAGAGGGCGATGTTGCGCGCGCGACCGAGATTTCGCAATTGGCTCCGGATTTGCACCTTTTTCCCGATGAGTTAGAGACGATTGTGGGAGAGCGCGGGGTCACGCTTTCGGGGGGACAAAAGCAGCGCACAGCTATTGCGCGCGCGGTGATTCGAGAGCCGCAGATTCTGATTATGGACGATGCATTGGCCAGTGTGGATACGCGGACTGAGGAAGAGATTCTCAAACATTTGCGCGATATTATGGCTTCGCGCACGACGATTTTGATTGCCCATCGCATTTCAACTGTGAAAGATGCCGACCATATTATTGTGCTGGATGAGGGGCGCATTGTAGAGCAGGGGTCACACGATGAATTGGTTGAGTACGATGGGATTTATGCGGATATGTTTCGACGCCAGCATCTGGCTCGGGAATTGGAAATATTGTAA
- a CDS encoding ABC transporter ATP-binding protein, which yields MEEEEIGHKGFDLRLMARLMNFLRPYKWWVVLTFVLIIVAAVVRQAGPYLTKIAVDDYIVPGDADGLTYLVMLYIGLLVAQFGVGYCQSWTTNMIGQWAMHDVRLQIFMHLQRLPMRFFDRTPVGRLMARNTNDVDALNELFTDGIVSMISDIFTIITILAYIFYMDVTLGLLICLALPVAFVATVWLQNKTFFAYRVARTLFARFSSSLQETVSGMEVVQLFGCEDRCVKRFEDPNKEYLDARLKSSFYHAVYFPIMELGGVLLSALVLWYGGARVLDGEIQWGVLVAMLQYVPRFFMPLRDIADRFTVLQVAMASSERIFELLDTKPESLGGSVSADHLKGEIAFQNVWFAYNEGEWVLRDVSFRVAPGQSLALVGATGAGKSTVISLVCRFYDIQRGAILVDGVDIREWDVEALRRRIGVVQQDVFLFAGDIEANISLGHPRISRQEVEQAARDVNADRFIDKLPATYEHEVLERGSSLSVGQRQLISFARTLASGPDILILDEATANVDTETEMWIQDAVAKLMRSRTSIAIAHRLSTIRNADNILVMHRGQIREEGDHDTLLKQNGIYARLYQLQYQEE from the coding sequence ATGGAAGAAGAGGAAATTGGTCATAAGGGTTTTGATCTGCGTTTGATGGCGCGGTTGATGAACTTTCTCAGGCCCTACAAGTGGTGGGTTGTTCTCACGTTTGTGCTCATCATTGTCGCAGCGGTTGTGCGGCAGGCCGGGCCTTATTTGACCAAGATTGCGGTGGATGATTATATCGTGCCGGGAGATGCGGATGGGTTGACCTATCTGGTCATGCTCTATATTGGTCTGCTTGTCGCGCAATTTGGTGTGGGGTATTGCCAGAGTTGGACGACCAATATGATCGGGCAGTGGGCTATGCACGATGTGCGTTTGCAGATTTTTATGCATTTGCAGCGGTTGCCCATGCGTTTTTTCGACCGCACGCCTGTGGGCCGTTTGATGGCGCGCAATACAAATGATGTGGATGCCCTCAACGAGTTGTTTACCGATGGCATTGTGTCGATGATTAGCGATATTTTTACGATTATCACGATTCTCGCATACATTTTTTATATGGATGTCACGCTCGGCTTGTTGATCTGTCTCGCATTGCCGGTGGCTTTTGTCGCAACCGTGTGGCTGCAGAATAAGACCTTTTTTGCGTATCGCGTTGCGCGCACGCTGTTCGCGCGATTTAGTTCATCGCTGCAGGAGACTGTGTCCGGGATGGAGGTGGTGCAGTTATTCGGTTGTGAAGATCGCTGTGTGAAGCGGTTTGAAGATCCGAATAAGGAGTATCTGGATGCGCGGCTAAAGAGTTCGTTTTATCATGCGGTCTATTTTCCGATTATGGAGTTGGGCGGTGTTTTGTTGTCCGCACTGGTGTTGTGGTATGGCGGCGCGCGGGTGCTGGATGGGGAAATTCAGTGGGGCGTGCTCGTGGCGATGTTGCAATATGTTCCGCGGTTTTTTATGCCTCTCCGCGATATTGCCGATCGTTTTACCGTGCTTCAGGTTGCTATGGCGTCTTCAGAGCGCATTTTTGAGTTGCTGGATACGAAGCCAGAATCACTTGGCGGTAGTGTAAGCGCCGATCACTTGAAGGGCGAGATCGCGTTTCAAAATGTCTGGTTTGCGTACAACGAAGGCGAGTGGGTGCTGCGCGATGTGTCTTTTCGCGTTGCGCCGGGGCAGAGTTTGGCATTGGTCGGGGCGACGGGCGCGGGTAAGAGTACTGTGATTAGTCTGGTGTGCCGGTTCTACGATATTCAGCGGGGTGCGATTCTGGTAGATGGTGTCGATATTCGCGAGTGGGATGTCGAGGCGCTTCGCAGACGCATTGGGGTCGTGCAACAGGATGTTTTTCTTTTTGCTGGCGATATTGAAGCCAATATCAGTTTGGGACATCCGCGCATTAGCCGCCAGGAGGTCGAGCAAGCCGCGCGCGATGTCAATGCAGACCGGTTTATCGACAAGTTGCCCGCTACCTATGAGCACGAGGTGCTGGAGCGGGGTAGTTCGCTTTCGGTTGGTCAGCGTCAGTTGATATCTTTTGCGCGTACGCTGGCTTCTGGTCCAGATATTCTCATTCTGGATGAGGCGACGGCGAATGTGGATACGGAGACCGAGATGTGGATTCAGGATGCGGTGGCAAAATTGATGCGGTCGCGGACTTCGATTGCGATTGCACACCGTCTTTCTACCATTCGAAATGCGGATAATATTCTGGTGATGCACCGCGGGCAAATCCGCGAGGAAGGCGACCACGATACGCTGCTCAAGCAGAATGGGATCTATGCCCGGCTTTATCAGTTGCAGTATCAAGAGGAGTAG